In Nocardioides sp. JQ2195, a genomic segment contains:
- a CDS encoding M23 family metallopeptidase, with protein sequence MGNHRAPRRGASSATSGNSVSGSSGGKRKAVKHAGSRGPLFRKLPSAPVLLGVAALTISATGAVTINQSGITSAAADDVLTTRAASALTGSSSVTSTSARDQRKEAVSRDSRRDALQDASDQDLQAAAEATAEQRNVELAKLAQSAEKQAKKIALNLWQLPLSSYRLTATFGQSSGLWASTHTGLDFAAPTGTPVMSVTNGTVTSAEYAGSYGNQIIVTTEDGEELWYCHLNEYAASVGDTVRAGEVIGYVGTTGNSTGPHMHLEVRPGAGDPVDPFAALVAHGITP encoded by the coding sequence ATGGGTAACCACCGAGCTCCCCGTCGAGGAGCATCGTCTGCGACCTCGGGGAACTCGGTCAGTGGCTCGTCGGGCGGCAAGCGCAAGGCGGTCAAGCACGCCGGATCGCGTGGTCCGCTGTTCCGCAAGCTGCCGTCCGCGCCGGTGCTCCTCGGGGTGGCTGCACTGACCATCTCGGCCACCGGTGCGGTGACGATCAACCAGTCCGGGATCACCTCCGCTGCGGCCGACGACGTGCTCACCACGCGCGCCGCCAGCGCCCTGACCGGCTCCAGCAGCGTCACCTCCACGAGCGCCCGTGACCAGCGCAAGGAGGCGGTCTCCCGCGACTCGCGGCGTGACGCTCTGCAGGATGCCAGCGACCAGGATCTGCAGGCTGCCGCCGAAGCGACCGCCGAGCAGCGCAACGTCGAGCTCGCGAAGCTGGCCCAGTCCGCTGAGAAGCAGGCCAAGAAGATCGCCCTCAACCTGTGGCAGCTGCCGCTCTCGAGCTACCGCCTGACCGCCACCTTCGGCCAGTCGAGCGGGTTGTGGGCGAGCACCCACACCGGTCTCGACTTCGCGGCCCCGACCGGCACCCCGGTCATGTCGGTCACCAACGGCACCGTCACCTCCGCGGAGTACGCCGGCTCCTACGGCAACCAGATCATCGTCACCACCGAGGACGGCGAGGAGCTGTGGTACTGCCACCTCAACGAGTACGCCGCCTCCGTGGGTGACACGGTTCGCGCCGGTGAGGTCATCGGCTACGTCGGCACGACCGGGAACTCCACCGGTCCGCACATGCACCTCGAGGTCCGTCCCGGCGCGGGTGACCCGGTCGACCCGTTCGCGGCCCTGGTCGCCCACGGCATCACTCCCTGA
- the sucC gene encoding ADP-forming succinate--CoA ligase subunit beta, producing the protein MSDLMEYQAKELFAKHGVTTTLGKVVTTADEARAAAEELGGVTVIKAQVKAGGRGKAGGVKLAKTADEAFEHASNILGMEIKGLTVNRVLVTPATPPVEEYYFSFLLDRSNRTYLCIASVEGGVEIEEVAKTNPDAVKKIPVDALTGVDEAKATAIVDEAAFPAELRDQAIKMVQDLWKVFVEEDATLVEVNPLARLEGDKLEALDGKVSLDDNASEVRHPEHEAFEIREEADPLESKAKDLGLNYVKLDGQVGIIGNGAGLVMSTLDVVAYAGEDHGGVKPANFLDIGGGANAQVMANGLDVILNDEQVKSVFVNVFGGITACDEVANGIKGALELLGDMATKPLVVRLDGNNVDQGRAILNELNHPLVTQVDTMDGAADKAAELAHQSAV; encoded by the coding sequence ATGTCAGACCTGATGGAGTACCAGGCGAAGGAACTCTTCGCCAAGCACGGCGTCACCACGACCCTCGGCAAGGTCGTCACGACCGCCGACGAGGCTCGTGCCGCCGCTGAGGAGCTGGGTGGCGTCACCGTCATCAAGGCTCAGGTGAAGGCCGGAGGCCGCGGGAAGGCTGGCGGCGTCAAGCTCGCCAAGACCGCGGACGAGGCGTTCGAGCACGCCTCCAACATCCTCGGCATGGAGATCAAGGGCCTGACCGTGAACCGGGTCCTGGTGACCCCGGCGACCCCGCCGGTCGAGGAGTACTACTTCTCGTTCCTGCTCGACCGGTCGAACCGGACCTACCTGTGCATCGCCAGTGTCGAGGGCGGTGTGGAGATCGAAGAGGTCGCCAAGACCAACCCCGACGCGGTGAAGAAGATCCCGGTCGACGCCCTCACCGGTGTCGACGAGGCCAAGGCCACCGCGATCGTCGACGAGGCCGCCTTCCCGGCCGAGCTGCGTGACCAGGCCATCAAGATGGTGCAGGACCTGTGGAAGGTCTTCGTCGAGGAAGACGCCACCCTGGTCGAGGTCAACCCGCTGGCCCGCCTCGAGGGCGACAAGCTCGAGGCCCTCGACGGCAAGGTGTCGCTCGACGACAACGCCTCCGAGGTGCGCCACCCCGAGCACGAGGCCTTCGAGATCCGTGAAGAGGCCGACCCGCTCGAGTCCAAGGCCAAGGACCTCGGCCTCAACTACGTGAAGCTCGACGGCCAGGTCGGCATCATCGGCAACGGCGCGGGCCTGGTCATGTCCACCCTCGACGTGGTCGCCTACGCCGGCGAGGACCACGGTGGCGTGAAGCCCGCCAACTTCCTCGACATCGGCGGTGGCGCCAACGCCCAGGTGATGGCCAACGGGCTGGACGTCATCCTCAACGACGAGCAGGTCAAGAGCGTGTTCGTGAACGTGTTCGGTGGCATCACCGCGTGCGACGAGGTGGCCAACGGCATCAAGGGTGCCCTCGAGCTCCTCGGTGACATGGCGACCAAGCCGCTCGTGGTTCGTCTCGACGGCAACAACGTCGACCAGGGCCGGGCGATCCTCAACGAGCTGAACCACCCGCTCGTGACGCAGGTGGACACCATGGACGGTGCGGCCGACAAGGCCGCCGAGCTGGCGCACCAGAGCGCAGTCTGA
- the sucD gene encoding succinate--CoA ligase subunit alpha: MSIYLNKDSKIIVQGMTGGMGAKHTTLMVESGANIVGGVNARKAGTSVELGGKDLPVFGSVAEAMKETGADVSVAFVPPKFTKDACIEAIDAEIPLLVVITEGVPVQDSAEVVAYLEGKSTRMIGPNCPGIITPEESLAGITPHTIAGKGPVGLVSKSGTLTYQMMFELKDFGFSTAIGIGGDPVIGTTHIDALEAFENDPDTKAIVMIGEIGGDAEERAAAYIKDNVTKPVVGYVAGFTAPEGKTMGHAGAIVSGSSGTAQAKKEALEAVGVKVGKTPSETAELMREILKAL; encoded by the coding sequence ATGTCTATCTACCTGAACAAGGACTCCAAGATCATCGTCCAGGGCATGACCGGCGGCATGGGTGCCAAGCACACCACGCTGATGGTCGAGTCCGGCGCCAACATCGTCGGCGGTGTCAACGCGCGCAAGGCCGGCACCTCGGTCGAGCTCGGTGGCAAGGACCTTCCCGTCTTCGGTTCCGTCGCCGAGGCGATGAAGGAGACCGGCGCTGACGTGTCGGTGGCCTTCGTGCCGCCGAAGTTCACCAAGGACGCCTGCATCGAGGCCATCGACGCCGAGATCCCGCTGCTCGTGGTGATCACGGAGGGTGTGCCGGTCCAGGACAGCGCCGAAGTGGTGGCCTACCTCGAGGGCAAGTCCACCCGGATGATCGGCCCGAACTGCCCCGGCATCATCACGCCGGAGGAGTCCCTCGCCGGCATCACCCCGCACACCATCGCGGGCAAGGGCCCGGTCGGCCTGGTCTCCAAGTCCGGCACGCTGACCTACCAGATGATGTTCGAGCTGAAGGACTTCGGCTTCTCGACCGCCATCGGCATCGGTGGGGACCCGGTCATCGGGACCACCCACATCGACGCCCTCGAGGCGTTCGAGAACGACCCCGACACCAAGGCGATCGTGATGATCGGCGAGATCGGTGGAGACGCCGAGGAGCGGGCCGCGGCCTACATCAAGGACAACGTCACCAAGCCGGTCGTCGGCTACGTCGCGGGCTTCACCGCCCCCGAGGGCAAGACGATGGGCCACGCGGGCGCGATCGTGTCGGGCTCGTCCGGCACCGCGCAGGCCAAGAAGGAAGCCCTCGAGGCTGTTGGCGTGAAGGTCGGCAAGACGCCGTCCGAGACCGCCGAGCTGATGCGGGAGATCCTGAAGGCTCTCTGA
- a CDS encoding sigma-70 family RNA polymerase sigma factor gives MDQQEFDDFYTASFARITGQVYAMIGNRDEAQECVQEAFVKAWAHRRKLERADHPEAWVRVTAHRLAVSRWRRTRLAGRALDRSVAAPSVTQPVDEKYVALVAALKQLPEAQRRALVLHHMCDLPVAAVAVEVGAPEGTIKARLSRGREALAALLSENEPNGFQEGASHV, from the coding sequence ATGGACCAGCAGGAGTTCGACGACTTCTACACTGCCTCGTTCGCCCGGATCACCGGTCAGGTCTACGCCATGATCGGGAACCGCGACGAGGCGCAGGAGTGCGTGCAGGAGGCGTTCGTCAAGGCCTGGGCCCACCGGCGCAAGCTGGAACGGGCCGACCACCCGGAGGCGTGGGTGCGGGTGACCGCACACCGCCTGGCGGTGAGCCGCTGGCGCCGCACCAGGCTGGCCGGGCGTGCCCTGGACCGGTCCGTGGCGGCACCGTCGGTGACCCAGCCGGTCGACGAGAAGTACGTCGCCCTGGTCGCCGCGCTCAAGCAGCTGCCGGAGGCCCAACGCCGGGCCCTGGTGCTGCACCACATGTGTGACCTGCCGGTCGCCGCCGTGGCCGTGGAGGTCGGCGCACCCGAAGGAACGATCAAGGCTCGCCTCTCACGGGGCCGGGAGGCCCTGGCCGCGCTGCTCTCGGAGAACGAACCGAACGGGTTCCAGGAAGGAGCCAGCCATGTCTGA
- a CDS encoding DUF6350 family protein has translation MTATLTPPGLSSTSASRRPLTLLAGLAGFSAAVTTLAGCLAIALVGWFLADGGIHGAPREALRTGGLAWLTGHGSGLHVHGVPITALPLGLTLVCAVVVWRFGLRLGEQVAGHGPDAEALSDGDRDWTVPAAVGIFSASYVIVAVVTVVLSGTSQTAPSTNAVVLWSLALTVLIGGTGVAIGSGRAAVWLSLAPQAVRGSLHAAGTILAAFVAISTVTFLVALALDLGAAMNVMSQLHLDTGDGIMFVLLTLVVVPNAVIFSGCYLLGPGFMVGTHTLVSPSVVAIGAVPMFPLLAALPDSGPTPAWVPALLALPVLCGVVGAFLSQRRNPTVAWDEGALRGLVGGALAGIGFGLLAAVSGGAVGPGRMREVGPQAGEVLWHGIVSFGMGGLVGGLIATWWIRRSMLVEDDD, from the coding sequence ATGACCGCGACACTGACCCCTCCCGGCCTCTCCTCCACCAGTGCCTCCCGCCGACCGCTGACGTTGTTGGCCGGCCTGGCTGGCTTCTCGGCGGCCGTGACCACGTTGGCCGGCTGCCTCGCGATCGCGCTGGTCGGCTGGTTCCTGGCCGATGGCGGCATCCACGGCGCCCCACGCGAGGCGCTGCGCACGGGCGGCTTGGCCTGGCTGACCGGCCACGGCTCCGGGCTGCACGTGCACGGGGTGCCCATCACCGCGCTCCCGCTGGGACTGACCCTGGTCTGCGCGGTGGTGGTCTGGCGCTTCGGCCTGCGACTGGGCGAGCAGGTCGCCGGTCACGGGCCCGATGCCGAAGCGCTCTCCGACGGCGACCGGGACTGGACCGTGCCCGCCGCGGTCGGGATCTTCTCCGCCTCCTACGTCATCGTCGCGGTCGTCACGGTCGTGCTCAGCGGCACCTCCCAGACCGCCCCGTCGACGAACGCCGTGGTGCTCTGGTCGTTGGCGCTCACGGTGCTCATCGGCGGGACGGGCGTGGCCATCGGCTCCGGTCGCGCCGCGGTGTGGTTGTCGCTGGCGCCGCAGGCCGTGCGCGGCAGCCTGCACGCGGCAGGGACGATCCTGGCCGCCTTCGTGGCGATCTCGACGGTCACCTTCCTGGTGGCGCTGGCCCTCGACCTCGGAGCCGCGATGAACGTCATGTCGCAGCTGCACCTCGACACCGGTGACGGCATCATGTTCGTGCTGCTCACCCTGGTCGTCGTGCCGAACGCGGTGATCTTCTCCGGCTGCTACCTGCTCGGACCCGGCTTCATGGTCGGCACCCACACCCTGGTCTCTCCGTCAGTGGTGGCCATCGGTGCCGTCCCCATGTTCCCGCTGCTCGCCGCCCTGCCTGACTCGGGACCGACCCCCGCGTGGGTGCCGGCACTGCTCGCGCTCCCGGTGCTCTGCGGAGTGGTCGGCGCCTTCCTCAGCCAACGCCGCAACCCCACCGTGGCATGGGACGAGGGTGCGCTGCGGGGGTTGGTCGGCGGTGCGCTGGCCGGGATCGGGTTCGGCCTGCTGGCCGCCGTCTCGGGCGGCGCCGTGGGTCCGGGGCGCATGCGTGAGGTCGGCCCCCAGGCAGGTGAGGTGCTCTGGCACGGCATCGTGTCCTTCGGCATGGGCGGCCTGGTCGGCGGTCTCATCGCGACGTGGTGGATCCGCCGCTCGATGCTGGTCGAGGACGACGACTGA
- the purN gene encoding phosphoribosylglycinamide formyltransferase — translation MPSSRKPQRLVVLVSGSGTNLQSLIDAAQDPAYGAVVVAVGADRDDIEGLARAERAGIPTFVRTVKQFTSREHWDRALADTVAAFEPDLVVLAGFMKLVGEDFLDRFAGRTVNTHPALCPSFPGTNGPADALAYGVKVTGATLFVVDGGVDTGPIVAQAVVPVEDDDDVETLHERIKVAERDMLVENVGRLAREGITITDRKVRFGA, via the coding sequence GTGCCCTCCTCCCGAAAGCCCCAGCGCCTCGTCGTGCTCGTGTCCGGCTCGGGAACCAACCTCCAGTCCCTGATCGACGCGGCCCAGGACCCGGCGTACGGCGCCGTCGTGGTCGCAGTGGGTGCCGATCGGGACGACATCGAGGGCCTGGCCCGTGCCGAGCGTGCCGGCATCCCGACGTTCGTGCGCACGGTGAAGCAGTTCACCTCGCGCGAGCACTGGGACCGTGCACTGGCCGACACGGTGGCCGCCTTCGAGCCCGACCTCGTCGTGCTGGCCGGGTTCATGAAGCTGGTGGGCGAGGACTTCCTCGACCGGTTCGCGGGGCGAACGGTCAACACGCACCCCGCCCTGTGCCCGTCGTTCCCGGGCACCAACGGGCCCGCGGACGCCCTCGCCTACGGCGTGAAGGTCACCGGAGCCACGCTCTTCGTGGTGGACGGTGGGGTCGACACCGGCCCGATCGTCGCGCAGGCCGTCGTGCCCGTCGAGGACGACGACGACGTCGAGACCTTGCACGAGCGGATCAAGGTCGCCGAGCGCGACATGCTCGTCGAGAACGTGGGCCGCCTGGCCCGAGAAGGAATCACCATCACCGACAGGAAAGTGCGGTTCGGCGCATGA
- the purH gene encoding bifunctional phosphoribosylaminoimidazolecarboxamide formyltransferase/IMP cyclohydrolase — translation MTDGKIAIKRALVSVYDKSGLEELVRGLHAAGVALVSTGGSAALIADLGVPVTKVEDLTGFPECLDGRVKTLHPRVHAGILADRRLDTHVQQLADLGIEAFDLVVSNLYPFTQTVASGATPDECVEQIDIGGPSMVRAAAKNHPSVAIVTSPDSYDAVLAAAQLGGFTLAQRKRLAAEAFVHTATYDVHVASWMGSVLTDTSDGSGFPAWMGATWTQSDVLRYGENPHQRAALYTSGRQPEGGVAQGVQLHGKEMSYNNFVDADAAYRAAYDHGDQPTVAIIKHANPCGIAVGADIADAHRKAHACDPVSAYGGIIATNRNVTAEMAETVKDIFTEVVVAPGFDGPALDILTAKKNLRLLVANPPLGGGIEYRPISGGLLVQQRDAIDAADEIVKEDGTTWQIGDDASRWRLVAGDAASEETLADLQFAWRSIRAVKSNAILLADGGASVGVGMGQVNRVDSCNLAVTRAGERAAGSVAASDAFFPFADGLEVLLEAGVRAVVAPGGSIRDEEVIAAAQKAGVTMYFTGTRHFAH, via the coding sequence ATGACAGACGGCAAGATCGCCATCAAGCGGGCACTGGTCTCGGTCTATGACAAGTCAGGCCTCGAGGAGCTGGTCCGTGGCCTCCACGCTGCCGGGGTCGCCCTCGTCTCCACCGGGGGATCGGCGGCCCTGATCGCCGACCTCGGGGTCCCGGTCACCAAGGTCGAGGACCTCACCGGGTTCCCGGAGTGCCTCGACGGTCGGGTCAAGACCCTGCACCCGCGCGTGCACGCCGGCATCCTGGCCGACCGTCGCCTCGACACGCACGTGCAGCAGCTGGCCGACCTCGGGATCGAGGCCTTCGACCTCGTGGTCTCCAACCTCTACCCGTTCACCCAGACGGTGGCCTCGGGTGCCACCCCTGACGAGTGTGTCGAGCAGATCGACATCGGGGGGCCCTCGATGGTGCGAGCGGCCGCCAAGAACCACCCGTCGGTGGCGATCGTGACCTCGCCCGACTCCTATGACGCCGTGCTGGCCGCCGCGCAGTTGGGTGGCTTCACGCTCGCCCAGCGCAAGCGCCTGGCCGCCGAGGCCTTCGTCCACACCGCGACCTACGACGTGCACGTGGCCTCCTGGATGGGCTCGGTGCTGACCGACACCTCCGACGGTTCGGGCTTCCCGGCCTGGATGGGCGCGACCTGGACCCAGTCCGACGTCCTGCGCTACGGGGAGAACCCGCACCAGAGGGCCGCGCTCTACACGAGTGGGCGCCAGCCGGAGGGTGGGGTCGCCCAAGGCGTGCAGCTGCACGGCAAGGAGATGTCCTACAACAACTTCGTCGACGCCGACGCTGCCTACCGGGCCGCCTACGACCACGGTGACCAGCCCACTGTCGCGATCATCAAGCACGCCAACCCGTGCGGCATCGCGGTGGGAGCGGACATCGCCGACGCGCACCGCAAGGCACACGCCTGCGACCCGGTTTCGGCGTACGGCGGCATCATCGCCACCAACCGCAACGTGACGGCCGAGATGGCCGAGACGGTCAAGGACATCTTCACCGAGGTCGTCGTGGCGCCCGGGTTCGACGGTCCTGCGCTCGACATCCTCACCGCGAAGAAGAACCTGCGCCTGCTGGTGGCCAACCCGCCGCTCGGCGGTGGCATCGAGTACCGCCCGATCTCGGGCGGGCTGCTGGTGCAGCAGCGCGACGCGATCGACGCGGCTGATGAGATCGTCAAGGAGGACGGCACCACGTGGCAGATCGGTGACGACGCGTCCCGATGGCGCCTGGTGGCCGGCGACGCGGCCTCGGAGGAGACGCTCGCCGACCTGCAGTTCGCCTGGCGCTCGATCCGTGCGGTGAAGTCCAACGCGATCCTGCTGGCCGACGGCGGTGCCTCGGTGGGTGTCGGCATGGGTCAGGTCAACCGGGTGGACTCCTGCAACCTCGCGGTGACCCGGGCAGGGGAGCGGGCGGCAGGCTCCGTGGCCGCCTCCGACGCGTTCTTCCCCTTCGCCGACGGCCTGGAGGTGCTGCTCGAGGCCGGCGTGCGCGCCGTGGTCGCCCCCGGTGGCTCCATCCGGGACGAGGAGGTCATCGCGGCCGCGCAGAAGGCCGGCGTGACGATGTACTTCACCGGCACCCGTCACTTCGCCCACTGA
- a CDS encoding MFS transporter, whose protein sequence is MAQHWWQRIIPPTKLERDLALQCVLSAFATGAFLTGTAVFFTQIVGLTGAQVGLGMSVAALVTLALSVPLGRLSDTVGAKRLWVIAALLEALLYFSWPFVGGFALFVVMLSVLASIETAGRSARNAYRIEVFPRATRVRAMAFQRSARNVGYTLGAGASGVALGIGTREAILAVPLLTGALLLLNAWMISFLPELVRQVPAHGEEHHLSPGAFRNKGFVVLGICNGVLSSNQVLLNVVVPLWLVERTDAPQVLLAWLFGTNTVLAVLLQVRASRGAETVDGALRAVRWSGWAFVLSCVVLSVTHETVGWVSIVLIWVGHITITGAELWQSASDWGFTSELSDPRRLGDYQGVWGMGYQIEPIVFPALYTFLALSWGAPGWAVIAAIGVVAAVVSHPAARAAERHLARHAAAPVAA, encoded by the coding sequence ATGGCGCAGCACTGGTGGCAACGGATCATCCCGCCGACGAAGCTGGAGCGCGACCTCGCCCTCCAGTGCGTGCTGTCAGCATTCGCCACCGGAGCGTTCCTGACCGGAACCGCGGTCTTCTTCACCCAGATCGTCGGACTGACCGGTGCCCAGGTCGGCCTCGGGATGAGCGTCGCCGCCCTGGTCACGCTCGCCCTGTCCGTCCCGTTGGGTCGACTCAGTGACACGGTCGGCGCCAAGCGACTCTGGGTGATCGCCGCACTGCTGGAGGCGCTGCTCTACTTCTCGTGGCCCTTCGTGGGCGGTTTTGCGCTCTTCGTGGTGATGCTGTCGGTGCTGGCATCGATCGAGACGGCGGGACGCTCCGCCCGCAACGCCTATCGCATCGAGGTGTTCCCCCGCGCCACCCGGGTCCGGGCGATGGCGTTCCAGCGCTCGGCGCGCAACGTGGGCTACACCCTCGGTGCCGGTGCCAGTGGCGTCGCGCTGGGAATCGGCACCCGTGAGGCGATTCTCGCCGTGCCGCTCCTGACCGGTGCCCTCCTGCTGCTGAACGCGTGGATGATCAGCTTCCTGCCGGAGCTGGTGCGCCAGGTGCCCGCGCACGGCGAGGAGCACCACCTGTCACCGGGTGCCTTCCGGAACAAGGGGTTCGTCGTCCTCGGGATCTGCAACGGCGTGCTGTCGTCGAACCAGGTCCTGCTCAACGTGGTGGTGCCGCTGTGGCTGGTCGAGCGCACCGATGCACCGCAGGTCCTGCTGGCCTGGCTGTTCGGCACCAACACCGTGCTGGCCGTGCTGCTGCAGGTCCGCGCCTCGCGTGGTGCGGAGACCGTCGACGGTGCGCTGCGCGCAGTGCGGTGGTCGGGGTGGGCCTTCGTGCTGTCCTGCGTGGTGCTGAGCGTGACCCACGAGACCGTCGGCTGGGTGTCGATCGTGCTGATCTGGGTCGGTCACATCACGATCACCGGCGCCGAGCTGTGGCAGTCCGCCTCCGACTGGGGCTTCACCTCCGAGCTCTCCGACCCGAGACGCCTCGGCGACTACCAGGGCGTGTGGGGGATGGGCTACCAGATCGAGCCGATCGTGTTCCCGGCCCTCTACACGTTCCTCGCCCTGTCGTGGGGCGCGCCGGGCTGGGCGGTGATCGCAGCGATCGGGGTGGTCGCCGCGGTGGTCTCGCACCCGGCCGCCCGAGCGGCCGAGCGTCACCTCGCGCGGCATGCCGCCGCGCCGGTCGCCGCCTGA
- a CDS encoding bifunctional methylenetetrahydrofolate dehydrogenase/methenyltetrahydrofolate cyclohydrolase, with product MTAQKLDGTATAAAIKDELRSRVAALKEQGVTPGLGTVLVGDDPGSRWYVNGKHKDCAEVGIESIRVDLPETASQAEIEDAVRTLNEDPRCTGYIVQLPLPRGRDENRVLGLIDPAKDADGLHPTNLGWLVLGNEAPLPCTPYGIVELLRRHDVPIAGADVVVVGRGVTVGRPLGLLLTRRSENATVTLCHTGTVDLAAHVRKADIVVAAAGVPGIITAAMVKPGAAVLDVGVSRVDGKIAGDVAADVWDVAGWISPNPGGVGPMTRAMLLANVVSIAENGLA from the coding sequence GTGACTGCACAGAAGCTCGACGGAACCGCCACTGCCGCCGCGATCAAGGACGAGCTCCGCTCGCGGGTCGCGGCGCTCAAGGAGCAGGGCGTCACGCCCGGGCTGGGCACCGTCCTCGTCGGCGACGACCCGGGCTCGCGGTGGTATGTCAACGGCAAGCACAAGGACTGCGCCGAGGTCGGCATCGAGTCGATTCGCGTGGACCTCCCCGAGACCGCTTCCCAGGCGGAGATCGAGGATGCGGTCCGCACCCTCAACGAGGACCCGAGGTGCACCGGCTACATCGTGCAGCTGCCGTTGCCGCGCGGGCGCGACGAGAACCGCGTGCTCGGCCTGATCGACCCCGCCAAGGACGCCGACGGGCTGCACCCGACGAACCTCGGCTGGCTGGTCCTGGGCAACGAAGCGCCCCTGCCGTGCACCCCCTACGGCATCGTCGAGCTGCTGCGCCGCCATGACGTGCCGATCGCCGGGGCCGACGTGGTGGTGGTCGGCCGTGGTGTCACCGTCGGTCGACCCCTCGGGCTCCTGCTGACCCGCCGCTCGGAGAACGCCACGGTCACGCTGTGCCACACCGGAACCGTCGACCTGGCCGCGCACGTCAGGAAGGCCGACATCGTCGTGGCCGCGGCAGGCGTGCCCGGCATCATCACCGCCGCCATGGTCAAGCCAGGTGCCGCCGTGCTCGACGTCGGTGTCTCGCGGGTCGACGGCAAGATCGCCGGCGACGTGGCCGCGGACGTGTGGGACGTCGCCGGCTGGATCTCGCCGAACCCCGGCGGAGTCGGGCCGATGACCCGGGCGATGCTGCTGGCCAACGTGGTCTCGATCGCTGAGAACGGACTGGCCTGA
- a CDS encoding DUF3017 domain-containing protein encodes MTERGEASDRPDPEADGSPRPGAEEPLARIDPNDVVPVKVDASDPAGLRSVTEIRKPSTLGGVVYLAVLAAALIGVVVAATGAWRTGVSWLALALLVAAGTRLALPDDDAGMLQVRRKFFDAVVLIGMGVVLLVLVATIPDQPS; translated from the coding sequence GTGACCGAGCGCGGCGAGGCGTCCGACCGACCTGACCCGGAGGCCGACGGATCCCCACGCCCCGGCGCCGAAGAGCCGCTGGCACGGATCGATCCCAACGACGTCGTCCCCGTGAAGGTCGACGCGAGCGACCCGGCAGGCCTGCGCTCGGTCACCGAGATCAGGAAGCCGTCGACGTTGGGTGGCGTGGTCTACCTTGCCGTGCTCGCCGCCGCCCTGATCGGCGTCGTGGTCGCGGCCACCGGCGCCTGGCGCACCGGTGTCAGCTGGCTCGCCCTCGCCCTCCTGGTCGCTGCCGGCACGCGCCTGGCGCTGCCCGACGACGACGCCGGGATGCTGCAGGTGCGGCGCAAGTTCTTCGACGCCGTGGTCCTGATCGGCATGGGTGTGGTGCTGCTGGTGCTGGTCGCCACGATCCCCGACCAACCCAGCTGA
- a CDS encoding malate dehydrogenase, producing MSTPLKVAVTGAAGQIGYSLLFRLASGALGDRPIELRLLEITPALKALEGVVMELDDCAFPGLAGVEIGDDAEKIFDGVNLALLVGARPRGPGMERGDLLEANGAIFTAQGKALNSVAADDVRIGVTGNPANTNALIAMTNAPDIPDERFSALTRLDHNRAISQLAAKTGSSVNDIKKMTIWGNHSATQYPDIFHAEVGGRNAAEVVNDQAWLADTFIPTVAKRGAAIIDARGASSAASAASATCDAARDWLNGSPEGDWVSMAVRSDGSYGVPEGLISSFPVTTKNGDWEIVQGLEIDEFSRGKIDASTAELAEERQAVTDLGLI from the coding sequence GTGAGCACACCGCTCAAGGTGGCCGTGACCGGCGCAGCCGGCCAGATCGGCTACAGCCTGCTCTTCCGTCTTGCCAGTGGCGCCCTCGGCGACCGTCCCATCGAGCTGCGCCTGCTCGAGATCACCCCTGCGCTGAAGGCGCTCGAAGGTGTCGTCATGGAGCTCGACGACTGCGCATTCCCCGGCCTGGCCGGCGTCGAGATCGGCGACGACGCCGAGAAGATCTTCGACGGCGTCAACCTCGCCCTGCTCGTCGGCGCCCGCCCGCGCGGCCCCGGCATGGAGCGCGGTGACCTGCTCGAGGCCAACGGCGCGATCTTCACCGCCCAGGGCAAGGCGCTCAACAGCGTCGCCGCGGACGACGTCCGCATCGGCGTCACCGGCAACCCGGCGAACACCAACGCGCTGATCGCGATGACCAACGCGCCCGACATCCCCGACGAGCGGTTCTCGGCGCTGACCCGCCTCGACCACAACCGGGCGATCTCGCAGCTGGCCGCGAAGACCGGCTCCTCGGTCAACGACATCAAGAAGATGACGATCTGGGGCAACCACTCGGCCACCCAGTACCCCGACATCTTCCACGCCGAGGTCGGTGGCAGGAACGCCGCGGAGGTCGTGAACGACCAGGCTTGGTTGGCCGACACGTTCATCCCGACCGTCGCCAAGCGCGGAGCGGCGATCATCGACGCCCGTGGCGCCTCGTCTGCCGCCTCCGCCGCGTCCGCGACCTGCGACGCCGCCCGCGACTGGCTGAACGGTTCCCCCGAGGGTGACTGGGTCTCGATGGCAGTTCGCTCCGACGGTTCCTACGGCGTGCCCGAGGGCCTGATCTCCTCGTTCCCCGTGACCACCAAGAACGGTGACTGGGAGATCGTCCAGGGTCTCGAGATCGACGAGTTCTCGCGCGGCAAGATCGACGCCTCGACCGCCGAGCTGGCCGAGGAGCGCCAGGCCGTCACCGACCTGGGCCTCATCTGA